DNA from Branchiostoma floridae strain S238N-H82 chromosome 15, Bfl_VNyyK, whole genome shotgun sequence:
TCTTTCCCAAAGATCAGCATCTGCCTAGTATTGTTATAATTATTGATAGTGCAGAGTAATATGTTAAGAGACTTTTTGAAGCACAGAATAATTTCAAAAAATATTATTTGGGAATAACTTTTACGTTATATTAACTAGACAGTGCTTGTTGCTGGTTAACTTAGattgtgtacaaatgtaaaacCTTTGTTATTAACCATGCTGTCTTCTGTCCAAACAGGCCACAGTTGCCATGTGGTGCAGTTTCCCTCCACTCtaccctgaggtgttgccaacaATCCACCTGAGGAGCTCCAAGCTGTCCCGTCAGCAGCAAAAGGACATCAACAAAAGTCTTAATACTTTTCTTGCTTCTTTAGACTTAGGGGAGCTCTGCACAATGCCATTGGTGCAGTGGATACAGGACAATGCAGGAAAACACATCACCCTTTCTTATGCTGAGCTGCAAAGCATGAATACACAGACAGGAAAGGAAGTAAATAAACAGACAAGCTTGTCCAGATTTTGGATCTACAGTCACCACATCTATCGGCAAGAGCTGTTGCGTAAAATTCCCGCCCTGGCCAAGGAGCTAGACTTGACAGGCTTCTGTCTTCCTGGGAAGCCGGGGATCATCTGTGTGGAAGGTCTGACAAAGTACTGCGAGGAATACTGGCACAAACTGCGGTACCCAAACTGGAAACACATCTCATGTAAACACAGGGAGGATGCTGAATGTAAGGATCAGAATGAGGAGGCTGATTTCAGGCTATTTACAGTGTTTGAGGAGTTGACATTTGAGGCTCATGGCGACTACGGACTGAGGAATGATTACCACATGGAACTGGGGCGGTTTCTGGAGTACCTTAAGGAACACAAATGTGACTACATGTTTAGCATCTTCTTTGGAGTGGAGGGAAAAGAATCtcaaaaatgaaaagaagaacAATTAGCATATCACATCATTAGAAATTAAGTTTATTAATACTAGTACTTATCAATAaaagaatatgaatttttgacAGTGTAGTtgtgttttctttgtattttta
Protein-coding regions in this window:
- the LOC118432038 gene encoding RWD domain-containing protein 2A-like — translated: MAIRKDLLELQLSELDMLMSMYPGGDELVLDNPAAPTDIRRFVDGPREAPPPRLEFTLNVEIDEPKATVAMWCSFPPLYPEVLPTIHLRSSKLSRQQQKDINKSLNTFLASLDLGELCTMPLVQWIQDNAGKHITLSYAELQSMNTQTGKEVNKQTSLSRFWIYSHHIYRQELLRKIPALAKELDLTGFCLPGKPGIICVEGLTKYCEEYWHKLRYPNWKHISCKHREDAECKDQNEEADFRLFTVFEELTFEAHGDYGLRNDYHMELGRFLEYLKEHKCDYMFSIFFGVEGKESQK